One region of Chryseobacterium muglaense genomic DNA includes:
- a CDS encoding putative HlyD family type I secretion protein, with the protein MELQNSDIREEFYTHIHDMKPKWWMRWGILIVFIVIVIIFILGYVIKYPDVISSEIKLTTNEPSITLPIAKGAQIENVLIKNNSDVSINENLVVLKSNANYKDVLLLDDELKKIPLENNEYVISFFDRFLSKNLQLGNIIENDWIAFSNELLTLYKIKRLDSYQSQINFLEEELIRQNHLKLLYKGLTVNDEKQQKLIGAKLRTDSILFSKNVTSQIEYNTYQQNYYSRKSDLEQNKLALSRTDLEITRLQNNIKNFKNNEREGLLTQQLNIRKSLNKLRSSIATWKENFMLISPINGKASFIQNLENKKFMDGNAIIITPKGNSFYGLVNIPILGAGKLKIGQKVIIKLNDYPYREFGVLTGRLEELYPVANEKTYIGKVKFLDSNYSSYNKRIMIKENMIGIAEIITNDRNLLERIFEKFLYAFNKK; encoded by the coding sequence ATGGAATTACAGAATTCTGATATAAGGGAAGAATTTTATACTCACATACACGACATGAAGCCTAAATGGTGGATGCGGTGGGGAATTCTGATTGTATTTATTGTCATTGTTATAATTTTCATATTAGGATATGTTATCAAATATCCTGATGTAATAAGTTCTGAAATAAAACTAACAACCAATGAACCTAGTATCACACTTCCTATTGCGAAAGGGGCTCAAATAGAAAATGTTTTGATAAAAAATAATTCAGATGTGTCAATTAATGAGAATTTGGTAGTATTAAAGAGTAATGCAAATTACAAAGATGTACTGTTATTAGATGATGAATTAAAAAAAATTCCTTTAGAAAATAATGAATATGTTATTAGTTTTTTTGATAGATTTTTGTCAAAAAATTTGCAATTGGGTAACATTATAGAAAATGATTGGATAGCATTTTCAAACGAGTTGTTAACATTATATAAAATAAAAAGATTAGATTCCTATCAATCTCAAATTAATTTCTTAGAAGAAGAACTTATAAGACAGAATCATTTAAAGTTGTTATATAAAGGTTTAACTGTTAATGATGAAAAGCAACAAAAACTTATAGGTGCAAAGTTAAGAACCGATTCTATTTTATTTTCAAAAAATGTTACGAGTCAAATCGAGTATAATACATACCAACAAAATTATTATTCAAGAAAGTCTGATTTAGAACAAAATAAATTGGCTTTAAGCAGAACTGACTTAGAAATTACAAGGTTACAGAATAATATCAAGAACTTTAAAAATAATGAAAGAGAAGGGCTGCTTACTCAACAGTTAAATATAAGAAAGTCATTAAATAAATTAAGATCATCTATAGCAACTTGGAAGGAAAATTTCATGCTTATTTCCCCGATTAATGGGAAGGCATCATTTATCCAAAACTTAGAAAATAAAAAATTTATGGATGGTAATGCTATTATTATAACTCCAAAAGGTAATTCATTTTATGGATTAGTGAATATTCCTATTTTGGGTGCTGGAAAATTAAAAATTGGACAAAAAGTTATTATAAAACTTAATGATTATCCTTACAGAGAGTTTGGTGTCTTGACAGGCAGATTAGAAGAACTTTATCCTGTTGCTAATGAAAAAACATATATAGGAAAAGTGAAATTTTTGGATTCTAATTATTCTAGTTATAATAAAAGGATTATGATTAAAGAGAATATGATAGGTATTGCAGAAATCATAACAAATGATCGAAATTTGTTAGAAAGGATATTTGAGAAATTTTTATATGCCTTCAATAAGAAATAA